One Streptomyces hundungensis DNA segment encodes these proteins:
- the mreD gene encoding rod shape-determining protein MreD, which translates to MRLNRVLLSAALIVVALVIQVSVLARLQLPGAVPDLVLLTVLGLALVYGHLGGAFVGFGAGLLADLAPPADHAAGRYALVLCVIGYLAGLAKPDHGRLRTAVGPMLVVVGAAIGSTLLYATVGALVGDTAARHVGLPSLLFTATVYDLLLAPFTVPLIMAIARRAENDPLADTTANGSPKSNITSGWLSGGTGLRIGNQRGGLRIKAARNRAARAGRIKGVKRL; encoded by the coding sequence ATGCGTCTCAACAGGGTCCTCCTCTCCGCCGCCCTGATCGTCGTCGCCCTCGTCATCCAGGTGAGCGTCCTCGCCCGCCTCCAACTCCCCGGCGCCGTACCGGACTTGGTGCTTCTGACCGTCCTCGGTCTGGCCCTGGTGTACGGCCATCTCGGGGGTGCCTTCGTCGGCTTCGGCGCGGGGCTGCTCGCCGACCTGGCGCCGCCCGCCGACCACGCCGCCGGGCGCTACGCCCTGGTGCTTTGCGTGATCGGCTACCTCGCCGGCCTCGCCAAGCCCGACCACGGACGGCTGCGCACCGCGGTCGGCCCGATGCTGGTGGTGGTCGGCGCGGCCATCGGCTCGACGCTGCTCTACGCCACCGTCGGGGCCCTGGTGGGAGACACCGCGGCCCGCCATGTCGGCCTGCCCAGCCTGCTGTTCACGGCCACCGTCTACGATCTGCTGCTCGCTCCGTTCACCGTGCCGCTGATCATGGCGATCGCCCGGCGGGCCGAGAACGACCCGCTCGCCGACACCACCGCCAACGGCAGCCCCAAGAGCAACATCACCTCCGGCTGGCTCTCCGGCGGCACCGGTCTGCGCATCGGCAACCAGCGCGGCGGTCTGCGGATCAAGGCCGCCAGGAACAGGGCGGCCCGCGCCGGCCGCATCAAGGGCGTCAAGCGACTGTGA
- the mrdA gene encoding penicillin-binding protein 2 gives MSNIPETGRTPRVQIRLIIIQVLVFSLLLTLGGRLWYLQIRNGQEYQDEAKNNHVQQVVQPAVRGSILDARGVPLADNETRLVVSASRTDLSKMPDRGKAVLTRLAGVLGMKPQDVMDKVRLCDAKTPKPCWNGSPYQPIPVTDKATTQQALQIRERSEDFPGITADPTAVRRYPAPGKSNTAQVLGYLSPVTDDEITKAKDTDSPYLRSDQVGRSGLERTYDKQLRGKAGVTRYEVDNLGRVIGQAESDKAQPGSNVVTSIDARVQAVAEYELNNAMVEARQQFDKITNENYKADSGAVIVMEAKTGRIVAMASAPTYDPNVWVGGISGKDYQQLTGKDSDYPLLNRAIQGQAAPGSTFKVVSTAAAVEAGYKWDGGYPCTSSYSVGGQVFKNFEGENFGPISLGRALEVSCDTVFYGLADNEWKKDGGINPKKGQPKDYFYKAAHQFGLGKPTGVDLPNEVTGRVPDRQWKENYWAANKDSWCKTGKKDGSYVEKIAYENCLEGNKMREGDSINYSIGQGDTLVTPIQEAMIYGAIANGGTMHAPTIGKAIISADGKSITEIKPKVNGKLPVTQATLDGFNKALAGVVTSGTAAWKFQGWPQDKVELHAKTGTAEVYGKQTTSWLATYSKDYTVVMTIAQAGTGSGASGAAVRKIYEAMYGIDDAGNQDIKRALLPQPEQSLPKIQADGSIDAPAVAAYDPDAGKTKDKDKGKQQPAGQPQPDNSPAATVDNRNPRRD, from the coding sequence ATGAGCAACATCCCCGAGACCGGACGCACCCCCCGGGTGCAAATCCGCCTCATCATCATCCAGGTCCTGGTCTTCTCGCTCCTGCTCACCCTGGGCGGGCGCCTGTGGTACCTCCAGATCCGCAACGGCCAGGAGTATCAGGACGAGGCCAAGAACAACCACGTCCAGCAGGTCGTCCAGCCCGCCGTGCGCGGCTCGATCCTCGACGCGCGGGGCGTCCCGCTCGCCGACAACGAGACCCGGCTCGTGGTCTCCGCCTCGCGCACCGACCTGTCCAAGATGCCCGACCGGGGCAAGGCCGTCCTGACCCGGCTCGCCGGGGTGCTCGGCATGAAGCCGCAGGACGTCATGGACAAGGTCCGGCTCTGTGACGCCAAGACCCCCAAGCCGTGCTGGAACGGCTCCCCGTACCAGCCGATCCCGGTCACCGACAAGGCCACCACCCAGCAGGCCCTGCAAATCCGCGAGCGCTCCGAGGACTTCCCCGGCATCACCGCCGACCCGACCGCCGTGCGCCGCTACCCGGCGCCCGGCAAGTCCAACACCGCGCAGGTGCTCGGCTACCTCTCGCCCGTCACCGACGACGAGATCACCAAGGCCAAGGACACCGACTCGCCCTATCTGCGCTCCGACCAGGTCGGCCGCTCGGGCCTCGAGCGCACCTACGACAAGCAGCTGCGCGGCAAGGCCGGCGTCACCCGCTACGAGGTCGACAACCTCGGCCGGGTCATCGGGCAGGCCGAGAGCGACAAGGCCCAGCCCGGCTCCAACGTCGTCACGTCGATAGACGCACGCGTGCAGGCGGTCGCCGAGTACGAGCTGAACAACGCGATGGTCGAGGCCCGCCAGCAGTTCGACAAGATCACCAACGAGAACTACAAGGCGGACTCCGGCGCGGTCATCGTCATGGAGGCCAAGACCGGGCGGATCGTCGCCATGGCCTCGGCGCCCACCTACGACCCCAACGTCTGGGTCGGCGGCATCTCCGGCAAGGACTACCAGCAGCTCACCGGCAAGGACAGCGACTATCCGCTGCTGAACCGCGCCATACAGGGTCAGGCCGCGCCCGGTTCGACGTTCAAGGTGGTCTCCACGGCCGCCGCGGTCGAAGCCGGCTACAAGTGGGACGGCGGTTACCCCTGCACCAGCTCGTACTCCGTGGGCGGGCAGGTCTTCAAGAACTTCGAGGGCGAGAACTTCGGACCCATCTCCCTCGGCCGCGCCCTTGAGGTCTCCTGCGACACCGTCTTCTACGGGCTCGCCGACAACGAGTGGAAGAAGGACGGCGGGATCAACCCGAAGAAGGGCCAGCCCAAGGACTACTTCTACAAGGCGGCCCACCAGTTCGGCCTCGGCAAGCCCACCGGGGTGGACCTGCCCAACGAGGTCACCGGCCGCGTCCCCGACCGCCAGTGGAAGGAGAACTACTGGGCGGCCAACAAGGACAGCTGGTGCAAGACGGGCAAGAAGGACGGCAGTTACGTCGAGAAGATCGCGTACGAGAACTGCCTCGAAGGCAACAAGATGCGTGAGGGCGACTCGATCAACTACTCCATCGGCCAGGGCGACACCCTCGTCACGCCGATCCAGGAGGCCATGATCTACGGGGCCATCGCCAACGGCGGCACCATGCACGCCCCCACCATCGGCAAGGCGATCATCAGCGCCGACGGCAAGTCGATCACGGAGATCAAGCCGAAGGTCAACGGAAAGCTCCCGGTCACCCAGGCCACCCTCGACGGCTTCAACAAGGCCCTCGCGGGCGTCGTCACCAGCGGTACCGCCGCCTGGAAGTTCCAGGGCTGGCCGCAGGACAAGGTCGAACTCCACGCCAAGACCGGCACCGCCGAGGTCTACGGCAAGCAGACCACCTCCTGGCTCGCCACGTACTCCAAGGACTACACCGTCGTCATGACGATCGCCCAGGCCGGTACGGGTTCCGGCGCCTCCGGTGCCGCCGTGCGCAAGATCTACGAGGCGATGTACGGCATCGACGACGCGGGGAACCAGGACATCAAGCGCGCCCTGCTCCCGCAGCCCGAGCAGTCCCTGCCCAAGATCCAGGCAGACGGCTCCATCGACGCCCCGGCCGTCGCCGCGTACGACCCGGACGCGGGCAAGACCAAGGACAAGGACAAGGGCAAGCAGCAGCCCGCCGGCCAGCCGCAGCCCGACAACAGCCCGGCGGCCACCGTCGACAACCGCAACCCACGGAGGGACTAG
- the rodA gene encoding rod shape-determining protein RodA → MAGFSVQRYAPERGAFAKLTARDSVLRRLDWPLLLSALALCLIGSLLVWSATRNRTAINQGDPYFFLIRHIVNSGIGLCLMIGTMWLGHRTLRGAVPILYGLSILLLLAVLSPLGATVNGAHSWIVLGGGFSLQPSEFAKISIILCMAMLLAARVDAGDQLHPDHRTVTKALALAMVPIGCIMLMPDLGSTMVIVVIILGVLLSSGASNRWIIGLFSAGVVGAVLVAALGILDKYQINRFAAFANPSLDPAGVGYNTSQARIAIGSGGLTGTGLFKGSQTTGQFVPEQQTDFVFTVAGEELGFVGAGLIIVLLGVVLWRACRIARETTELYGTIVAAGIIAWFAFQSFENIGMTLGIMPVTGIPLPFVSYGGSSMFAVWVAIGLLQSIRVQRPITA, encoded by the coding sequence ATGGCAGGCTTCTCCGTCCAGCGCTACGCCCCCGAGCGCGGCGCCTTCGCCAAGCTGACGGCGCGCGACTCGGTGCTGCGCCGGCTCGACTGGCCGCTGCTGCTCTCGGCCCTCGCGCTCTGCCTCATCGGCTCGCTCCTGGTGTGGTCCGCGACCCGCAACCGCACCGCCATCAACCAGGGCGACCCGTACTTCTTCCTCATCCGGCACATCGTGAACTCCGGCATCGGGCTCTGCCTGATGATCGGCACGATGTGGCTCGGCCACCGCACCCTGCGCGGCGCCGTGCCCATCCTGTACGGCCTGTCCATCCTGCTGCTGCTCGCGGTGCTCTCGCCGCTCGGCGCCACCGTCAACGGTGCGCACTCCTGGATCGTGCTCGGCGGCGGGTTCTCCCTCCAGCCCTCCGAGTTCGCGAAGATCTCGATCATCCTGTGCATGGCGATGCTGCTCGCCGCGCGGGTGGACGCCGGCGACCAACTGCACCCCGACCACCGCACCGTGACCAAGGCGCTCGCCCTCGCGATGGTGCCGATCGGCTGCATCATGCTCATGCCCGACCTCGGCTCCACCATGGTCATCGTGGTGATCATCCTCGGTGTGCTGCTCTCCTCCGGGGCGTCCAACCGCTGGATCATCGGCCTGTTCTCGGCCGGAGTGGTCGGAGCGGTGCTCGTGGCCGCGCTCGGAATACTGGACAAGTACCAGATCAACCGCTTCGCCGCCTTCGCCAACCCCAGCCTCGACCCGGCCGGCGTCGGCTACAACACCAGCCAGGCCAGGATCGCCATCGGCTCCGGCGGCCTCACCGGCACCGGCCTGTTCAAGGGCTCCCAGACCACCGGCCAGTTCGTACCCGAACAGCAGACGGACTTCGTGTTCACCGTCGCCGGCGAGGAACTCGGCTTCGTGGGCGCCGGATTGATCATCGTGCTGCTCGGCGTCGTCCTGTGGCGCGCCTGCCGCATCGCCCGCGAGACGACCGAGCTGTACGGCACGATCGTCGCGGCCGGCATCATCGCCTGGTTCGCCTTCCAGTCCTTCGAGAACATCGGCATGACGCTCGGCATCATGCCGGTCACCGGCATCCCGCTGCCCTTCGTCTCCTACGGAGGGTCCTCGATGTTCGCGGTGTGGGTCGCCATAGGGCTGCTCCAGTCGATCCGGGTGCAGCGGCCGATAACGGCATAG
- a CDS encoding CYTH and CHAD domain-containing protein, which yields MADTKREIERKFEFPTAGGEDRTELPDLTGVPGIARVAAQGVTELDAVYYDTQDLRLDAAQLTLRRRTGGDDAGWHLKVPVAAGVRDEIRAPLSDDVPPALAALLRSRVRERQLVPVVRLLSSREVSLLLADDATPLAELSIDTVVAQGLTDGATSTTWTEIEVELADGVHDQDLLDAVENTLRTAGILPSASASKVARALRETTPAPPRARDTTTEPADGTAGAHVLAHLRAQRDTLIALDPAVRRELPDAVHRMRVATRRLRSAFRSYAKVIDRSATEPVRAELTWLAAELGVERDGEVLAERLMTRIAALPDTLLLGPVHARLRIRTVAGRADARRRTLTALDGQRYLALLDALDALLAAPPLRPAANQPAPGVLRKAVRKDHRRLARRLDTALALEPGPERDLALHAARKAAKRARYAAQAAAPALGKPAKKLTKRLKAVQNVLGEHHDSVVARDALRTLAAQAHAAGESAFTWGLLYGHEQATAARREHQLPGVWARAARPGLPKGTAAP from the coding sequence ATGGCGGACACCAAGCGCGAGATCGAGCGGAAATTCGAGTTCCCCACGGCCGGCGGGGAGGACCGCACCGAGCTCCCCGACCTGACCGGCGTCCCCGGCATCGCCCGCGTCGCGGCCCAGGGCGTCACGGAGCTCGACGCCGTCTACTACGACACCCAGGACCTGCGCCTCGACGCCGCCCAGCTCACCCTGCGCCGCCGCACCGGCGGCGACGACGCCGGCTGGCATCTGAAGGTCCCCGTCGCCGCCGGTGTCCGCGACGAGATCCGCGCCCCGCTCAGCGACGACGTGCCGCCCGCGCTCGCCGCCCTGCTGCGCTCCCGCGTGCGCGAGCGCCAACTCGTCCCCGTGGTACGGCTGTTGTCCTCGCGCGAGGTCAGCCTCCTCCTGGCCGACGACGCCACGCCGCTCGCCGAGCTCAGCATCGACACCGTCGTCGCCCAGGGTCTGACCGACGGCGCGACGAGCACCACCTGGACCGAGATCGAGGTCGAACTCGCCGACGGCGTCCACGACCAGGACCTCCTCGACGCGGTGGAGAACACGCTGCGGACGGCGGGCATCCTGCCCTCGGCGAGCGCCTCCAAGGTCGCCCGCGCCCTGCGCGAGACGACCCCCGCGCCCCCGCGCGCCCGCGACACCACCACCGAACCCGCCGACGGCACCGCCGGCGCCCACGTCCTGGCCCATCTGCGGGCCCAGCGCGACACCCTGATCGCCCTCGACCCCGCCGTGCGGCGCGAACTGCCCGACGCCGTCCACCGGATGAGGGTCGCCACCCGCCGGCTGCGCAGCGCCTTCCGCTCGTACGCCAAGGTGATCGACCGGTCCGCCACCGAACCCGTCCGGGCGGAACTCACCTGGCTCGCCGCCGAACTCGGCGTCGAACGCGACGGGGAAGTGCTCGCCGAACGCCTGATGACCCGGATCGCGGCGCTCCCCGACACGCTGCTGCTCGGCCCGGTCCACGCCCGGCTGCGGATCCGTACCGTGGCCGGCCGCGCCGACGCCCGGCGCAGGACGCTCACCGCCCTCGACGGCCAGCGCTACCTCGCCCTGCTCGACGCACTCGACGCGCTGCTCGCCGCCCCGCCGCTGCGGCCCGCGGCCAACCAACCCGCCCCCGGCGTGCTCCGCAAGGCCGTCCGCAAGGACCACCGGCGCCTCGCCCGCCGCCTCGACACCGCGCTCGCCCTCGAACCCGGCCCCGAGCGCGACCTCGCCCTGCACGCGGCCCGCAAGGCGGCCAAGCGCGCCCGGTACGCCGCCCAGGCCGCGGCCCCCGCCCTCGGCAAGCCCGCCAAGAAACTCACCAAGCGCCTCAAGGCCGTCCAGAACGTCCTCGGCGAGCACCACGACAGCGTGGTCGCCCGCGACGCGCTGCGCACCCTGGCCGCGCAGGCCCACGCGGCCGGCGAGTCCGCGTTCACCTGGGGACTCCTGTACGGACACGAACAGGCGACGGCCGCACGGCGCGAGCACCAACTGCCCGGGGTATGGGCCCGCGCCGCCCGGCCCGGGCTCCCCAAGGGCACGGCGGCCCCTTGA
- a CDS encoding TIGR03936 family radical SAM-associated protein gives MQRIRLRYTKRGRLRFTSHRDFQRAFERALRRAEVPMAYSAGFTPHPKVSYANAAPTGVGSEAEYLEIALTAQRDPEKLRALLDESLPTGLDIIDAVEARTSGLADRLTASIWELRLDGVTVEEAGKAVETFLAAESVEVQRKTKNGMRTFDTRGAVAELQALAPQADRPLGDACAILRLVVRHLTPAVRPDDVLSGLRAVADLAPPVPAAVTRLAQGLFDEESGTVTDPLAPDREAAPAAPQTAAGTVSATAPEGPAA, from the coding sequence GTGCAGCGCATCCGACTGCGCTACACCAAGCGCGGCCGCCTCCGGTTCACCAGCCACCGTGACTTCCAGCGCGCCTTCGAGCGGGCCCTGCGCCGCGCCGAGGTGCCCATGGCCTACTCGGCGGGCTTCACCCCGCACCCCAAGGTCTCCTACGCCAACGCCGCGCCCACCGGCGTCGGCTCCGAGGCCGAATACCTGGAGATCGCGCTCACCGCACAGCGCGACCCCGAGAAACTGCGCGCCCTGCTCGACGAGTCGCTGCCCACCGGGCTCGACATCATCGACGCCGTCGAAGCCCGCACCTCGGGCCTCGCCGACCGACTGACCGCCTCCATCTGGGAGCTGCGCCTCGACGGCGTCACCGTCGAAGAGGCCGGCAAGGCAGTCGAGACCTTCCTCGCCGCCGAGAGCGTCGAGGTGCAGCGCAAGACCAAGAACGGCATGCGCACCTTCGACACCAGGGGCGCGGTCGCAGAGCTCCAGGCGCTTGCCCCGCAGGCCGATAGGCCTCTCGGCGACGCCTGTGCGATACTGCGGCTGGTAGTGCGGCACCTGACACCTGCCGTACGACCCGACGACGTCCTGTCCGGTCTCCGAGCTGTGGCCGACCTGGCGCCGCCGGTCCCCGCAGCGGTGACCAGGCTGGCGCAGGGGCTCTTCGACGAGGAGTCCGGCACGGTGACCGACCCGCTCGCGCCCGACCGCGAGGCAGCCCCGGCCGCTCCACAAACGGCCGCCGGGACCGTCTCTGCGACGGCGCCGGAAGGTCCCGCCGCGTAA
- a CDS encoding Rne/Rng family ribonuclease, protein MLEQNESGTTRDNDQNSPSDTLPPRRRRRAASRPAGPPVGATPAEQATEPTAGTAELAAPAAEQSEAPAPRARRRATRKATAPAGAPQAAEEIVEATAAPVAAEASAPAADEPEAPAPRARRRATRKATAPAGAPQSAEEIVEAAPAAVAEAPESVSGNVEEASEAPAPRARRRATRKATAPAGAPQAAEEIVEAAPAAVAEAPESVSGNVEEASEAPAPRTRRRATRKATAPQTTVAAPAAEIVVADELDEDEEAQESAEAVAEAPVAEEPAAAPAPRTRRRATRQATAPAGAPQAAPEEPAAPEEPARVETPAAAQDDAPRGRTRRRAARPVSTPQFTPVEPEPQPAPQAEEPATGRSRGAKGQSASGRRRATRPAVAVFQAPVFTEPMFQTPETAAAAAAAARVEEPEETEPTSVEAVETFEAPEPAAEPQGRSRRRRRRGEAAEPAQDKAVDEPVDEHVEEPAEAEAETESEDADDDRPSRRRRRGGRRRRRGEPTEAEDAAEEHPDEQADQAEGAESDEDDDEHDEHEHEDEDGTPSAAGTSSSRRRRRRRRRSGDSGPDGEQGPDDPERTVVKVREPRPVRERMDALTSSSSDEVQSIKGSTRLEAKKQRRREGREQGRRRVPIITEAEFLARREAVERVMVVRQSGERTQIGVLEDDVLVEHYVNKEQATSYVGNVYLGKVQNVLPSMEAAFVDIGKGRNAVLYAGEVNFESLGMGNGPRRIEAALKSGQSVLVQVTKDPIGHKGARLTSQVSLPGRYLVYVPEGSMTGISRKLPDTERARLKTILKKIVPEDAGVIVRTAAEGASEDELRRDVERLQAQWADIQKKANQISTSSPSLLYGEPDMTVRVVRDIFNEDFTKVIVSGDEAWETIHGYVQHVAPDLTERLSRWTSEVDVFATYRIDEQLAKALDRKVWLPSGGSLVIDKTEAMIVVDVNTGKFTGQGGNLEETVTRNNLEAAEEIVRQLRLRDLGGIVVIDFIDMVLESNRDLVLRRLLECLGRDRTKHQVAEVTSLGLVQMTRKRVGQGLLESFSETCVHCNGRGVIVHMEQPTSVGGGTGKRAKKRGRGGAEHDQHTHEHEHDVVDAELVEPEDVETEAVESEAEVAAEIAAPIALAEPEFVPDEELYGSVAEAEAAARGGRGRGGRGQQGATARRRATRKASAPAGAPRTAAAEAPQAPAAVVEEPEAEQAPAAVTVASFIEDDAPRGRTRRRATRKVSAPAGAPASAVAEPVVVVTVPEPKAEEPAREPAAEPVASVAPAAEEAPVAAPPRARRRATRKATAPAGSPSGAEEAAIVVVEAAPAAERTGSTEPSEPVSAPVSESAESAEEGAPAKKAARKTAKKATAKKAATKKTAAKKTAAKKTTAKKATAKKTAAAEQ, encoded by the coding sequence ATGCTTGAGCAGAACGAATCCGGTACCACCCGGGACAACGACCAGAACAGCCCCAGCGACACGCTGCCGCCGCGCCGCAGGCGCCGCGCGGCGTCGCGGCCCGCGGGGCCGCCGGTGGGTGCGACACCCGCCGAGCAGGCCACCGAGCCGACGGCGGGGACCGCCGAGTTGGCCGCGCCCGCCGCCGAGCAGTCCGAGGCCCCCGCGCCGCGTGCCCGTCGCCGTGCGACCCGTAAGGCGACGGCTCCGGCCGGTGCGCCGCAGGCCGCCGAGGAGATCGTGGAGGCCACTGCGGCCCCGGTCGCCGCCGAGGCATCCGCGCCCGCCGCCGATGAGCCCGAGGCTCCCGCGCCGCGTGCCCGTCGCCGTGCGACACGTAAGGCCACCGCTCCGGCTGGTGCGCCGCAGTCCGCCGAGGAGATCGTGGAGGCCGCCCCGGCCGCCGTCGCCGAGGCGCCGGAGAGCGTGTCCGGGAACGTCGAGGAGGCCTCCGAGGCCCCCGCGCCGCGTGCCCGTCGCCGTGCGACCCGTAAGGCGACGGCCCCTGCTGGTGCGCCGCAGGCCGCCGAGGAGATCGTGGAGGCCGCCCCGGCCGCCGTCGCCGAGGCGCCCGAGAGCGTGTCCGGGAACGTCGAAGAGGCCTCCGAGGCCCCCGCACCGCGTACCCGCCGCCGCGCCACCCGCAAGGCGACCGCGCCGCAGACCACCGTCGCGGCCCCCGCCGCCGAGATCGTCGTCGCCGACGAGCTCGACGAGGACGAGGAGGCGCAGGAGAGCGCCGAGGCCGTCGCCGAGGCCCCCGTCGCCGAGGAGCCCGCCGCGGCTCCGGCGCCCCGCACCCGCCGCCGCGCCACCCGCCAGGCCACCGCACCCGCCGGCGCGCCCCAGGCCGCGCCCGAGGAGCCCGCCGCGCCCGAGGAGCCGGCCCGGGTCGAGACCCCGGCCGCCGCCCAGGACGACGCGCCGCGCGGCCGCACCCGCCGCCGCGCCGCCCGGCCCGTGTCCACCCCGCAGTTCACCCCCGTCGAGCCGGAGCCGCAGCCCGCGCCGCAGGCGGAGGAGCCCGCCACGGGCCGCAGCCGCGGCGCCAAGGGCCAGAGCGCGTCCGGCCGTCGCCGCGCCACGCGCCCCGCCGTCGCCGTCTTCCAGGCGCCGGTCTTCACCGAGCCCATGTTCCAGACCCCGGAGACGGCCGCGGCCGCCGCTGCCGCCGCCCGCGTCGAGGAGCCCGAGGAGACCGAGCCGACCTCCGTCGAGGCCGTCGAGACCTTCGAGGCACCCGAGCCGGCCGCCGAGCCGCAGGGCCGCTCGCGCCGTCGCCGCCGCCGTGGCGAGGCCGCCGAGCCCGCGCAGGACAAGGCCGTCGACGAGCCCGTGGACGAGCACGTCGAGGAGCCGGCCGAGGCCGAGGCCGAAACGGAGTCCGAGGACGCCGACGACGACCGCCCCTCGCGCCGCCGTCGCCGTGGTGGCCGCCGCCGTCGCCGCGGTGAGCCCACCGAGGCCGAGGACGCCGCCGAGGAGCACCCCGACGAGCAGGCCGACCAGGCCGAGGGCGCCGAGTCCGACGAGGACGACGACGAGCACGACGAGCACGAGCACGAGGACGAGGACGGCACGCCGTCCGCGGCCGGAACCAGCAGCAGCCGTCGCCGGCGCCGCCGCCGTCGCCGCTCGGGCGACTCGGGCCCCGACGGCGAGCAGGGCCCCGACGACCCGGAGCGTACGGTCGTCAAGGTCCGCGAGCCGCGCCCGGTGCGCGAGCGCATGGACGCCCTCACGTCCTCCTCCTCCGACGAGGTCCAGTCCATCAAGGGCTCGACCCGTCTGGAGGCCAAGAAGCAGCGCCGCCGCGAGGGCCGCGAGCAGGGCCGCCGCCGCGTCCCGATCATCACCGAGGCCGAGTTCCTGGCCCGCCGCGAAGCCGTCGAGCGCGTCATGGTCGTCCGCCAGAGCGGCGAGCGCACCCAGATCGGCGTCCTGGAAGACGACGTGCTCGTCGAGCACTACGTCAACAAGGAGCAGGCCACCTCGTACGTCGGCAACGTCTACCTGGGCAAGGTCCAGAACGTGCTGCCGTCCATGGAGGCCGCGTTCGTCGACATCGGCAAGGGCCGCAACGCCGTCCTGTACGCCGGCGAGGTCAACTTCGAGTCGCTCGGCATGGGCAACGGCCCGCGCCGCATCGAGGCCGCCCTCAAGTCCGGCCAGTCGGTGCTCGTCCAGGTCACCAAGGACCCCATCGGCCACAAGGGCGCCCGCCTGACCAGCCAGGTCTCGCTGCCCGGCCGCTACCTGGTCTACGTGCCCGAAGGCTCGATGACCGGCATCAGCCGCAAGCTGCCCGACACCGAGCGCGCGCGTCTGAAGACCATCCTAAAGAAGATCGTCCCCGAAGACGCGGGCGTCATCGTGCGCACCGCCGCCGAAGGCGCCAGCGAGGACGAGCTGCGCCGTGACGTCGAGCGCCTCCAGGCGCAGTGGGCCGACATCCAGAAGAAGGCCAACCAGATCTCGACGTCCTCGCCGTCGCTGCTCTACGGCGAGCCGGACATGACCGTCCGGGTCGTCCGCGACATCTTCAACGAGGACTTCACCAAGGTCATCGTCAGCGGTGACGAGGCGTGGGAGACCATCCACGGCTACGTCCAGCACGTCGCCCCGGACCTCACCGAGCGGCTTTCCCGCTGGACCAGCGAGGTCGACGTCTTCGCGACGTACCGGATCGACGAGCAGCTCGCCAAGGCCCTGGACCGCAAGGTCTGGCTGCCCTCCGGCGGCTCGCTGGTGATCGACAAGACCGAGGCGATGATCGTCGTCGACGTCAACACCGGCAAGTTCACCGGCCAGGGCGGCAACCTCGAAGAGACCGTGACGAGGAACAACCTCGAAGCGGCCGAGGAGATCGTGCGCCAGCTGCGGCTGCGCGACCTCGGCGGCATCGTGGTCATCGACTTCATCGACATGGTCCTGGAGTCCAACCGCGACCTCGTCCTGCGCAGGCTGCTCGAATGCCTGGGCCGTGACCGCACCAAGCACCAAGTGGCCGAGGTCACCTCGCTCGGCCTGGTCCAGATGACGCGCAAGCGCGTCGGCCAGGGCCTGTTGGAGTCCTTCTCCGAGACCTGCGTCCACTGCAACGGGCGCGGCGTGATCGTGCACATGGAGCAGCCGACCTCGGTCGGCGGCGGCACCGGCAAGCGCGCGAAGAAGCGCGGCCGCGGCGGCGCCGAGCACGACCAGCACACCCACGAGCACGAGCACGACGTCGTGGACGCCGAGCTCGTCGAGCCCGAGGACGTCGAGACGGAGGCCGTCGAGTCCGAGGCCGAGGTCGCCGCGGAGATCGCGGCGCCGATCGCGCTCGCCGAGCCCGAGTTCGTGCCCGACGAGGAGCTGTACGGAAGCGTCGCCGAGGCGGAAGCCGCCGCGCGCGGCGGACGTGGCCGAGGCGGCCGGGGTCAGCAGGGCGCCACCGCGCGCCGCCGTGCCACCCGCAAGGCCTCGGCTCCGGCCGGTGCGCCCCGTACGGCCGCCGCGGAGGCCCCGCAGGCCCCGGCCGCGGTGGTCGAGGAGCCGGAGGCCGAGCAGGCTCCGGCGGCGGTGACGGTCGCCTCGTTCATCGAGGACGACGCGCCGCGCGGTCGTACCCGTCGCCGCGCCACCCGCAAGGTGTCCGCCCCGGCCGGCGCGCCGGCCTCGGCCGTCGCCGAACCGGTGGTGGTCGTCACCGTGCCCGAGCCGAAGGCCGAGGAGCCGGCGCGGGAGCCGGCGGCCGAACCCGTCGCGTCCGTCGCGCCTGCCGCCGAGGAGGCGCCCGTCGCCGCCCCGCCGCGTGCTCGCCGCCGTGCGACCCGCAAGGCGACGGCCCCGGCCGGTTCGCCGTCGGGCGCCGAGGAAGCCGCGATCGTCGTCGTGGAGGCCGCCCCGGCGGCCGAGCGGACCGGGTCGACGGAGCCGTCCGAGCCGGTGTCCGCGCCGGTGTCCGAGTCGGCGGAGTCCGCCGAGGAGGGCGCGCCGGCCAAGAAGGCGGCCCGTAAGACGGCGAAGAAGGCCACCGCGAAGAAGGCCGCCACGAAGAAGACGGCGGCCAAGAAGACCGCGGCGAAGAAGACGACCGCCAAGAAGGCCACGGCCAAGAAGACGGCGGCGGCGGAGCAGTAG
- the rplU gene encoding 50S ribosomal protein L21: protein MYAIVRSGGRQHKVAVGDIVEVDKISTAKVGDTVELSTLLVVDGDAVTSDPWVLAGIKVTAEIVDHHKGAKIDILRYKNKTGYRRRQGHRQQYTAIKVTGIPTAAK from the coding sequence GTGTACGCCATCGTGCGCAGCGGTGGTCGCCAGCACAAGGTTGCTGTCGGCGACATCGTTGAGGTTGACAAGATTTCCACTGCCAAGGTTGGCGACACGGTCGAGCTCTCGACCCTGCTCGTTGTCGACGGCGACGCCGTGACCAGCGACCCGTGGGTGCTGGCCGGGATCAAGGTCACCGCCGAGATCGTGGACCACCACAAGGGTGCCAAGATCGACATCCTTCGGTACAAGAACAAGACCGGTTACCGCCGTCGCCAGGGCCACCGCCAGCAGTACACGGCGATCAAGGTCACCGGCATCCCCACGGCTGCGAAGTAA